One genomic window of Actinoplanes lobatus includes the following:
- a CDS encoding HEXXH motif domain-containing protein, whose translation MTIRWHQLTSAQFAGLAGGYGGAGAVAALAHAQLSKHLLLIKFIATAWSGDRTHRDRAVDVLARAQAADPERFARLLTDPLVGAWAARTTRRLRGAARSEVPLDVDCNHLSAVATAAAALTGVDADLVVHASPGGVTLPGLGRALTAEPGHTPLAAIVRRGRVTVERQTGWQVLRELTGSAEREELVVTLDDLDAYRGGHHAPPADRLSDDDLRRWQDAFAAGWSLIARYDRERAGELAAGLRTLVPLARLDAHSARSATIRDAFGAFGLTRPSTPAEFAVMLVHEFQHSKLSGVLDIQPLTDPASTELHFAPWRTDPRPVGGLLQGLYAFLGIGQLWDRLRGAPELAETATRELALAREQVRWGLRSLDGSAALLPAGERFAAGVRAAFATLAARELPGRVVRRAEQDLHGAHQAWQRRNAESLRR comes from the coding sequence GTGACGATCAGGTGGCATCAGCTCACGTCCGCCCAGTTCGCCGGGCTGGCCGGCGGGTACGGCGGGGCCGGCGCGGTCGCCGCGCTGGCACACGCCCAGCTCAGCAAGCACCTGCTTCTCATCAAGTTCATCGCCACCGCCTGGAGCGGCGACCGCACCCACCGGGACCGGGCCGTCGATGTCCTCGCCCGGGCGCAGGCCGCCGATCCGGAGCGTTTCGCCCGGCTGCTGACCGACCCGCTGGTCGGCGCCTGGGCGGCGCGGACCACCCGGCGGCTGCGCGGCGCGGCCCGGTCCGAGGTTCCGCTCGACGTCGACTGCAACCATCTGTCCGCGGTCGCGACCGCCGCGGCCGCGCTCACCGGGGTGGACGCCGACCTGGTGGTGCATGCTTCGCCCGGCGGGGTGACGCTGCCGGGCCTGGGCCGGGCGCTGACCGCCGAACCGGGGCACACCCCGCTCGCCGCGATCGTCCGACGGGGCCGGGTGACCGTCGAGCGGCAGACCGGCTGGCAGGTCCTGCGGGAGCTGACCGGCTCGGCGGAGCGGGAAGAGCTGGTGGTGACCCTGGACGATCTGGACGCGTACCGGGGCGGGCACCACGCACCGCCGGCGGACCGGCTGAGCGACGACGATCTGCGGCGCTGGCAGGACGCCTTCGCCGCCGGGTGGTCACTGATCGCCCGCTACGACCGGGAGCGGGCCGGTGAACTGGCGGCGGGACTGCGCACCCTGGTCCCGCTGGCGAGACTCGACGCACACTCGGCCCGGAGCGCCACCATCCGCGACGCGTTCGGCGCCTTCGGGCTGACCCGCCCGTCCACCCCGGCCGAGTTCGCGGTGATGCTGGTCCACGAGTTCCAGCACTCGAAGCTCTCCGGCGTGCTCGACATCCAGCCGCTCACCGATCCGGCCTCGACCGAGCTGCACTTCGCGCCGTGGCGCACCGATCCGCGACCGGTCGGCGGCCTGCTCCAGGGGCTGTACGCCTTCCTCGGGATCGGCCAGCTCTGGGACCGGCTGCGGGGCGCGCCGGAACTCGCCGAGACGGCCACCCGGGAACTCGCGCTCGCCCGTGAGCAGGTGCGCTGGGGCCTGCGCAGCCTGGACGGCTCAGCCGCGCTGCTGCCGGCCGGCGAGCGGTTCGCCGCCGGCGTGCGGGCCGCCTTCGCGACGCTGGCCGCCCGGGAGCTGCCCGGCAGGGTGGTACGCCGCGCCGAGCAGGACCTGCACGGTGCCCACCAGGCCTGGCAGCGGCGCAACGCGGAGTCGCTACGTCGGTGA
- the fxsT gene encoding FxSxx-COOH system tetratricopeptide repeat protein, which translates to MLDRQFTLDDRQRLLDALLDIPSMRDPNERNRYAAELEARLGRPLQASRYPDARHDVWSLLGAMLARSGGLRTFVRVVYDLHGEGPAVRELERLAEELEREVLLAPADREALLNLLAGVGSPHLATAAAVAGHRAREITALAGDPAALVRRLETATTQAGGAPLLLAFVDRLAHLVEPVQALNLHRWIDLVAGGSGLTQATVRGLCIASRREQESADLVPEPAEPSPPSRAAETEPEPNRAILPPPPEDAGDEPPDRRPIWGSVPAQNPDFTGREAMLRALNESLVTKSQISVLPQALHGFGGVGKTQLAVEYVYRYVNGYDLIWWIPAEQPTMVLSSLAELSRRLRLPESDSLQQTAATVLDALASTPLRWLLVYDNADQPDELARFVPVTGGHVIVTSRNQEWGRLGDAVEVDVFDRPESIELIRKRARDISVEDADRLADKLGDLPLALEQAATWHAETSMPVSEYLELFDAHVRELLSEGKPTYYPTTVAAFLALAVERLRASSPGTAQLFELFAFLGAEPLSQELLRTGREAPLSEPLRTTLREPIEMGRAIRAVRRLGLARVDLDKKIQVHRLMQLVLRESLDGEQRERSRRNVQLILAHANPGDPDGQQGWAMHAEIGPHIVPANLVSADFQQARSVVQDQMRYLYLVGDYENSRRLAETALPVWRAGDGPDIGPQGALTMLAMRHLANALRSLGESKRARELTEEVYGVLSGSPDFGVDHEYTLVTANSLALDQRILGDYRAALAIDQENLERHQRVFGEDDLYTLRVLQNVAVNLRMLGDVEHAHRIDTDLVQQWSRTGPNRYQTLQCRANVARDLLAMGRHQEALDMVSQVVPDLRAEFGPRHTYVLLASRTQAIALLRLGRFAEAVISARTCHDGTRARLGPNHEHSLAAAMTLANALRTVGEIGQAHDLASTALDAYRRDFGGQHPFTLAAEVNMALLLRALGDYESAQELDEDAAAGFREVFGPHHTYTLRTISNLSNDLALRGNAPGARELSESTLAELTGHRGDEHPHTLACAGNVAFDRMATGDAESGRRLLERTLNLMAVVLGPDHPDTLDRGRGRRAECDLEPSPT; encoded by the coding sequence GTGCTTGATCGGCAATTCACCTTGGACGACCGGCAACGACTGCTCGATGCCCTGCTCGACATTCCCAGCATGCGTGATCCGAATGAGCGGAATCGCTACGCCGCGGAACTCGAGGCACGGCTCGGCCGGCCCTTGCAGGCGTCCCGCTATCCCGACGCCCGGCACGACGTGTGGTCCCTGCTCGGCGCCATGCTGGCCCGCTCCGGTGGCCTGCGCACCTTCGTCCGGGTGGTCTACGACCTGCACGGCGAGGGCCCCGCGGTCCGGGAGCTGGAGCGCCTGGCCGAGGAGCTGGAGCGGGAGGTCCTGCTCGCGCCGGCCGACCGGGAGGCCCTGCTGAACCTGCTCGCCGGGGTGGGCTCGCCGCACCTGGCCACGGCGGCCGCGGTCGCCGGGCATCGGGCCCGCGAGATCACCGCGCTGGCCGGCGATCCGGCGGCCCTGGTGCGCCGGCTGGAGACCGCGACCACCCAGGCCGGCGGGGCGCCCCTGCTGCTGGCGTTCGTGGATCGCCTCGCCCACCTGGTCGAGCCGGTGCAGGCGCTGAACCTGCACCGCTGGATCGATCTGGTGGCCGGTGGCAGCGGGCTGACCCAGGCCACCGTCCGCGGGTTGTGCATCGCGAGCCGGCGGGAGCAGGAGAGCGCCGACCTCGTACCGGAGCCGGCCGAGCCGTCGCCGCCGAGTCGGGCCGCCGAGACCGAGCCGGAGCCGAACCGGGCGATCCTGCCGCCGCCACCGGAGGACGCCGGTGACGAGCCGCCGGACCGCCGGCCCATCTGGGGCAGCGTGCCCGCCCAGAACCCGGACTTCACCGGCCGTGAGGCGATGCTCCGGGCTCTGAACGAGTCCCTGGTCACGAAGTCGCAGATCTCGGTGCTCCCGCAGGCGCTGCACGGCTTCGGCGGTGTCGGCAAGACCCAGCTCGCGGTGGAGTACGTCTATCGCTACGTCAACGGTTACGACCTGATCTGGTGGATCCCCGCCGAGCAGCCGACGATGGTCCTCTCCTCACTGGCCGAGCTGAGCAGGCGGCTGCGGCTGCCGGAGAGCGACAGTCTCCAGCAGACCGCGGCGACCGTGCTGGACGCGCTGGCCTCCACACCGCTGCGCTGGCTGCTGGTCTACGACAACGCCGACCAGCCGGACGAGCTGGCCCGCTTCGTCCCGGTGACCGGCGGGCACGTCATCGTCACCTCACGCAACCAGGAGTGGGGCCGGCTCGGCGACGCCGTGGAGGTGGATGTCTTCGACCGGCCGGAGAGCATCGAGCTGATCCGGAAACGGGCCAGGGACATCTCCGTCGAGGACGCGGACCGTCTCGCCGACAAGCTGGGTGACCTGCCGCTGGCCCTGGAGCAGGCGGCCACCTGGCACGCCGAGACCAGCATGCCCGTGTCGGAGTACCTGGAACTGTTCGACGCGCACGTCCGGGAGTTGCTCTCCGAGGGCAAGCCGACGTACTACCCGACCACGGTGGCGGCGTTCCTGGCCCTGGCCGTGGAGCGGCTGCGGGCGTCCAGCCCTGGCACCGCGCAACTGTTCGAGCTGTTCGCCTTCCTCGGCGCCGAGCCGCTCTCCCAGGAGTTGCTGCGGACCGGGCGGGAAGCGCCGCTGTCCGAGCCGCTGCGCACCACCCTGCGCGAGCCGATCGAGATGGGCCGGGCGATTCGGGCGGTCCGGCGGCTCGGCCTCGCCCGGGTGGACCTGGACAAGAAGATCCAGGTGCACCGGCTGATGCAGCTCGTGCTGCGCGAGAGCCTGGACGGGGAGCAGCGCGAACGCAGCCGGCGCAACGTGCAGCTCATCCTGGCGCACGCCAACCCGGGCGACCCGGACGGTCAGCAGGGCTGGGCCATGCACGCCGAGATCGGCCCGCACATCGTCCCGGCGAACCTGGTCAGCGCCGACTTCCAGCAGGCCCGGTCGGTGGTGCAGGACCAGATGCGTTACCTCTACCTGGTCGGCGACTACGAGAACAGCCGCCGGCTCGCCGAGACGGCGCTCCCGGTGTGGCGGGCCGGCGACGGTCCGGACATCGGCCCGCAGGGCGCGCTGACCATGCTCGCCATGCGGCATCTGGCGAACGCGCTGCGGTCGCTCGGCGAGAGCAAGCGGGCACGCGAGCTCACCGAGGAGGTGTACGGCGTACTGAGCGGCAGTCCCGACTTCGGCGTCGACCACGAGTACACCCTGGTGACGGCGAACAGTCTGGCGCTCGACCAGCGGATCCTCGGCGACTACCGGGCGGCGCTCGCGATCGACCAGGAGAACCTGGAACGGCACCAGCGGGTGTTCGGCGAGGACGACCTGTACACGCTGCGGGTGTTGCAGAACGTGGCGGTGAACCTGCGCATGCTCGGTGACGTCGAGCATGCGCACCGGATCGACACCGACCTGGTCCAGCAGTGGAGCCGGACCGGCCCGAACCGCTACCAGACCCTCCAGTGCCGGGCCAACGTGGCGCGGGACCTGCTGGCGATGGGCCGGCACCAGGAGGCGCTGGACATGGTCAGCCAGGTGGTGCCGGACCTGCGGGCGGAGTTCGGCCCCCGGCACACCTACGTGCTGCTGGCCTCGCGTACCCAGGCCATCGCCCTGCTCCGGCTGGGCCGGTTCGCGGAGGCCGTGATCAGCGCCCGGACCTGCCACGACGGCACCCGGGCCCGGCTCGGCCCGAACCACGAGCACAGCCTCGCCGCCGCGATGACCCTGGCCAACGCCCTGCGTACGGTCGGCGAGATCGGCCAGGCGCACGACCTGGCGAGCACGGCGCTCGACGCGTACCGGCGGGACTTCGGCGGGCAGCACCCGTTCACGCTGGCCGCCGAGGTGAACATGGCGCTGCTGCTGAGGGCGCTGGGCGACTACGAGTCGGCGCAGGAACTGGACGAGGACGCGGCCGCCGGCTTCCGGGAGGTGTTCGGGCCGCACCACACGTACACGCTGCGGACGATCAGCAACCTCTCCAACGACCTGGCGCTGCGGGGCAACGCGCCCGGCGCCCGCGAGCTGTCCGAGAGCACGCTGGCCGAACTCACCGGCCATCGGGGCGACGAGCATCCGCACACCCTGGCGTGCGCCGGAAACGTGGCGTTCGACCGGATGGCCACCGGCGACGCGGAGTCCGGCCGGCGGCTGCTGGAGCGCACCCTCAACCTGATGGCCGTGGTCCTCGGGCCGGACCATCCGGACACCCTCGACCGGGGGCGGGGGCGGCGGGCCGAATGCGACCTGGAGCCGTCACCGACGTAG
- a CDS encoding 3-deoxy-7-phosphoheptulonate synthase — MTAPEVQRVRDQRIEKVVPLMSPALLHHELPLTSELHDTVLAGRKQVEDVLNGRDQRLIVVVGPCSVHDPVAAGEYASLLQKEAERLSEDLLIVMRVYFEKPRSTVGWKGLIMDPGLDGSGDVGTGLRIARKLLLEVVRRGLPVAVEFLDPITPQYIADTVAWGAIGARTVESQVHRQLSSGLSMPIGMKNRPDGSVSTAVDAIQAAEASHVFPGIDYSGTPAILHTTGNPDCHLVLRGGGGKPNYSAEDVESSLALLRKAGLPERLVIDCSHGNSNKDHKRQPIVAEDIARQMESGQHAISGVMLESFLEPGRQDLGGELTYGQSVTDACMGWDATVAVLERLAAASAKRRAL, encoded by the coding sequence ATGACCGCCCCAGAGGTGCAGCGCGTACGAGACCAGCGGATCGAGAAGGTCGTCCCGCTGATGAGCCCGGCGCTGCTCCACCACGAGCTGCCGCTGACGTCCGAGCTGCACGACACCGTGCTGGCCGGCCGCAAGCAGGTGGAGGACGTGCTCAACGGCCGAGATCAGCGCCTGATCGTGGTCGTCGGCCCGTGTTCGGTGCACGACCCGGTCGCCGCCGGCGAATACGCTTCTCTTTTGCAGAAAGAGGCGGAGCGGCTCAGCGAGGACCTGCTGATCGTGATGCGGGTGTACTTCGAGAAGCCGCGTTCCACGGTCGGCTGGAAGGGCCTGATCATGGACCCGGGCCTGGACGGCTCGGGTGACGTCGGCACCGGCCTGCGGATCGCCCGCAAGCTGCTGCTCGAGGTCGTGCGGCGGGGCCTGCCGGTGGCCGTCGAGTTCCTCGACCCGATCACCCCGCAGTACATCGCGGACACCGTGGCCTGGGGTGCGATCGGCGCCCGGACCGTCGAGTCGCAGGTGCACCGGCAGCTGTCGTCCGGCCTGTCGATGCCGATCGGCATGAAGAACCGCCCCGACGGCAGCGTCTCCACGGCGGTCGACGCGATCCAGGCCGCCGAGGCGTCGCACGTCTTCCCGGGCATCGACTACTCGGGCACCCCGGCGATCCTGCACACCACCGGCAACCCGGACTGCCACCTGGTGCTGCGCGGCGGTGGCGGCAAGCCGAACTACAGCGCCGAGGACGTCGAGTCGTCGCTCGCGCTGCTGCGCAAGGCGGGCCTGCCGGAGCGCCTGGTGATCGACTGCTCGCACGGCAACAGCAACAAGGACCACAAGCGGCAGCCGATCGTGGCCGAGGACATCGCGCGGCAGATGGAGTCCGGCCAGCACGCGATCAGCGGCGTGATGCTGGAGAGCTTCCTGGAGCCGGGCCGGCAGGACCTGGGCGGCGAGCTGACCTACGGCCAGTCGGTGACCGACGCCTGCATGGGCTGGGACGCCACGGTGGCGGTCCTGGAGCGGCTGGCCGCCGCATCGGCCAAGCGCCGCGCGCTCTGA
- a CDS encoding HAMP domain-containing sensor histidine kinase codes for MISLLTVLGLVVGGTAELYLYTSLHKQLDDDLDELGKRISGPGQGQQGIPGPNKFNTKLSEAISRGPTGAMRTGSIIVVIPDGGDPVGGLVQPKVTSTEADRPGDNTFAELSPTMLATLRSKVQVEQRADIDLGSSLPEYRVMVKEIDGETVYLGISLEKANSTLVTVAIFTGCVIVGSLLIAGWGGALIVRRTLKPLDRVAATATRVSELRLDRGEVRLAQRVPEQDTDPRTEVGQVGAALNRMLDHVGNALEARHASEMQVRQFVADASHELRTPLAAIRGYAELSRRSRQVVPDEIAHVLNRVESEAKRMTALVEDLLLLARLDAGRPLAQDAVDLTMLAVDATSDAHAAGPGHYWQLDLPDEPVTVVGDGARLHQVVANLLANARTHTPEGSTVTVKVGSVRNAAVIQVIDNGPGIQPDVVPRIFERFARGDSSRSRAAGSTGLGLSIVHAVVTSHRGKVGVQSRPGQTVFTVMLPLGPPPVVPTAEQRPEMLQPVR; via the coding sequence ATGATCAGCCTGCTCACCGTACTGGGCCTGGTCGTCGGCGGCACCGCCGAGCTCTACCTCTACACCTCGCTGCACAAGCAGCTCGACGACGACCTGGACGAGTTGGGAAAACGGATCAGCGGCCCGGGGCAGGGGCAGCAGGGAATACCCGGCCCCAACAAGTTCAACACGAAGCTCAGCGAGGCCATCAGCCGCGGGCCGACCGGTGCCATGAGGACCGGTTCCATCATCGTTGTGATCCCGGACGGCGGTGACCCGGTCGGCGGGCTGGTGCAGCCGAAGGTGACCTCCACCGAGGCGGACCGGCCGGGTGACAACACCTTCGCCGAGCTCTCCCCCACGATGCTTGCCACCCTCCGGAGCAAGGTGCAGGTGGAACAAAGGGCCGACATCGATCTCGGCAGTTCCCTGCCTGAATACCGGGTGATGGTCAAGGAGATCGACGGGGAAACCGTGTACCTCGGCATCTCGCTGGAGAAAGCGAACAGCACGCTCGTCACCGTCGCGATCTTCACCGGCTGCGTCATCGTGGGTTCGCTGCTGATCGCGGGTTGGGGTGGGGCGCTCATCGTCCGCCGTACCCTCAAGCCTCTCGATCGAGTGGCAGCGACCGCGACCCGCGTCTCCGAGCTCAGGCTGGACCGCGGCGAGGTGCGACTCGCGCAGCGAGTGCCCGAGCAGGACACCGACCCGCGCACCGAGGTCGGCCAGGTCGGCGCCGCGCTCAACCGCATGCTCGACCACGTCGGCAACGCCCTGGAGGCGCGGCACGCCTCCGAGATGCAGGTCCGGCAGTTCGTCGCGGACGCCAGCCATGAGTTGCGCACCCCGCTCGCCGCGATCCGCGGCTACGCCGAGCTGTCCCGCCGCAGCCGGCAGGTCGTGCCGGACGAGATCGCGCACGTGCTGAACCGGGTGGAGTCGGAGGCCAAGCGGATGACCGCCCTGGTCGAGGACCTGCTGCTGCTGGCCCGTCTGGACGCCGGCCGTCCGCTCGCCCAGGACGCGGTGGACCTCACCATGCTGGCCGTCGACGCCACGAGTGACGCGCACGCCGCCGGGCCCGGCCACTACTGGCAGCTCGACCTGCCGGATGAGCCGGTCACCGTGGTCGGCGACGGCGCGCGCCTGCACCAGGTGGTCGCGAACCTGCTGGCCAACGCCCGGACGCACACGCCGGAGGGCTCGACCGTGACGGTCAAGGTGGGCTCGGTACGGAACGCCGCGGTGATCCAGGTCATCGACAACGGTCCGGGCATCCAGCCGGACGTGGTGCCACGCATCTTCGAACGGTTCGCTCGGGGCGACAGCTCCCGGTCCCGCGCGGCCGGCAGCACCGGTCTCGGCCTGTCGATCGTGCACGCCGTGGTCACGTCGCATCGGGGCAAGGTGGGTGTGCAGAGCCGTCCCGGCCAGACCGTCTTCACGGTGATGCTGCCGCTCGGCCCACCTCCTGTCGTCCCAACAGCTGAACAGAGACCGGAGATGCTGCAACCGGTGCGCTGA
- a CDS encoding response regulator transcription factor, whose amino-acid sequence MTMANAEPSTELRRPDGTPVRVLVVDDEPTLAELLSMALRYEGWDVRSAGDGMTAVRTARDFRPDAVVLDMMLPDIDGLEVLRRLRGETPEVPVLFLTAKDSVEDRITGLTAGGDDYVTKPFSLEEVVARLRGLMRRMGHAPMRTESQLVVGDLTLDEDSHEVRRGDALITLTATEFELLRYLMRNPRRVLSKPQILDRVWNYDFGGQANVVELYISYLRKKIDAGRAPMIHTMRGAGYVLKPAD is encoded by the coding sequence ATGACGATGGCGAACGCAGAACCCAGCACCGAGCTCCGGCGGCCCGACGGGACCCCGGTCCGGGTCCTCGTGGTGGACGACGAACCGACCCTGGCCGAGCTGCTCTCGATGGCGTTGCGCTACGAGGGCTGGGATGTGCGCAGCGCCGGCGACGGCATGACGGCCGTCCGCACCGCGCGCGACTTCCGCCCCGACGCCGTCGTACTGGACATGATGCTCCCCGACATCGACGGGCTCGAGGTGCTGCGCCGGCTGCGCGGCGAGACCCCCGAGGTGCCGGTGCTGTTCCTCACCGCCAAGGACTCGGTCGAGGACCGGATCACCGGCCTCACCGCGGGCGGCGACGACTACGTCACCAAGCCGTTCAGCCTGGAAGAGGTGGTGGCCCGGCTGCGCGGTCTGATGCGGCGGATGGGACACGCCCCTATGCGTACGGAGTCGCAGCTGGTCGTCGGTGACCTCACCCTCGACGAGGACTCGCACGAGGTCCGCCGCGGCGACGCCCTGATCACGCTCACCGCCACCGAGTTCGAACTGCTGCGCTACCTCATGCGTAACCCGCGGCGGGTGCTGAGTAAGCCGCAGATCCTGGACCGGGTCTGGAACTACGACTTCGGAGGGCAGGCGAACGTGGTCGAGCTCTACATCTCGTACCTGCGGAAGAAGATCGACGCCGGCCGCGCGCCGATGATCCACACCATGCGCGGCGCCGGTTACGTCCTCAAGCCGGCCGACTGA
- a CDS encoding tetratricopeptide repeat protein, with the protein MDLLEDYRRATFFFESGDPLGAARLLEPIVEAEPHNTAVRLLLARAYFNSAQLNGAEAQLRVLVEHDPSDHYAHHVLGRTLERAGRFREALPHLRLASAMKTQTDYQEALRRVETWLGKNSAA; encoded by the coding sequence GTGGATCTTCTCGAGGACTACCGCAGGGCGACTTTCTTCTTCGAGTCCGGCGACCCGCTCGGCGCCGCCCGGCTGCTCGAGCCGATCGTCGAGGCCGAGCCGCACAACACCGCGGTCCGGCTGCTGCTGGCCCGGGCCTATTTCAACTCGGCCCAGCTGAACGGGGCGGAGGCACAGCTCCGGGTGCTGGTCGAGCATGATCCCTCCGACCACTACGCGCACCACGTGCTCGGCCGGACCCTGGAACGGGCCGGCCGTTTTCGTGAGGCGTTACCGCACCTGCGGCTGGCCTCCGCGATGAAGACGCAGACCGACTACCAGGAGGCGCTGCGCCGGGTCGAGACCTGGCTCGGCAAGAACAGCGCGGCGTAG
- a CDS encoding Smr/MutS family protein, with protein MKLKLDLHDIFNRGHEIDRALRGIIDEAIQKKATLVEIIPGKGSGALKKKVIRFLDQKEIKQLYHRVEKDGDNWGRLFVHFRFDAPTGRRGRGR; from the coding sequence GTGAAGCTGAAGCTGGACCTGCACGACATCTTCAACAGGGGGCACGAGATCGACCGCGCGCTGCGGGGGATCATCGACGAGGCCATCCAGAAGAAGGCCACCCTCGTCGAGATCATCCCGGGCAAGGGCAGCGGCGCCCTGAAGAAGAAGGTCATCCGCTTCCTCGACCAGAAAGAGATCAAGCAGCTCTACCACCGGGTCGAGAAGGACGGCGACAACTGGGGGCGTCTCTTCGTGCACTTCCGATTCGACGCCCCCACCGGTCGCAGGGGCCGGGGCCGCTAG